Genomic window (Argopecten irradians isolate NY chromosome 13, Ai_NY, whole genome shotgun sequence):
tcaaatacataaaaaatggtACCACTGTATGGAAAGTATTTGTCGTCTTACACCAAAAATATGAGCcttttcaattttgattttcagTCATTTTTGGGGACTTAAAATTTCTAAATATAATGAATCTACTTATTTAGGAGTTCACTAGAGGTGCATGTATAATGTAAGCttcatcatttatttattttcttgtcATAGTTTATGCAACAgttgtatgataaatataaagaaTTTACGACCAAAGCCTTCAGATTCGATAAAAAATATGGAGATTTACAGGACTTGTCTAGATGAGTTCTGCCAACTTCTGGTGTTGAACACTCTCTATTTCTATGTTGTGGGACttgtcaaaatttgaaaatcagtGTTCTGGATTCGCTTTAAATCCTACGTAAATAAACTAATATCTTACAGTATAGACGAGGAATGTTGGGATGATGGTTTCCAGTACACCCCAAAGTCTCTCTTCTCCTGGATGACCAGAGTTATGTACAACCGCAGATCGAACTTTGACCCTCTATGGAACACATACATTGTCAGTGGAATGCAGGACGGTGAGCCGTAAGTACAAGTAAAATTATCcaactttgaaaattttgtgtTAGTCCTGGTGGAAAGGTGGGCATGGCTCACAAATTCacaatttgataatttttttctaaatctggATCAATGAAAAGATGAAGTTTGTCCtatatttcataataattaatttgttttgatgttAAATCCGAcattctgattggcagattatttttcttcataacgctatgaagaaaaaaatcccaGAATTGTATGAAAACCTGATGTTATTGTAACAAAATGATAGAGAAATCGGTAATGagtaattgattttgaaaaataaaggAATAGAATAGTCGTAGATAGAATACTGGTTTAAATGTATGAAGTAGTcagaaaaattaataataaatgttgatgtctttatttttaaatttcttgggttataaagtaaattttgtttacaaacaaaaattcTTTCATACCCTGATGACATTAAAAACTAATAATCTCAATGcttacatgaaaaaaaaattgtgattatGTCTTTGAAACTACACTAGATTTCTTGGTTACATAATCAGCTTGAGATGGCTTATGAAGCGAACATTTATTATTACAATTTTCAGGTTCCTTGGTTACGTAGATAAGATTGGGGTTGCTTTTGAAGctaacatttataataatatttttcagatTCCTTGGTCACATAATCAGATCAGGATGGCTTATGAGGctaacatttattataatatttttcagatTCCTTGGTTATGTAGATAAGATTGGGGTGGCTTATGAAGCACCTACTGTTTCTTCAGGCTACGGATCATACATTGCCCAGGTAAGGATTAGAAGACTCTTTaaatgtggatatgaaggaaagAGATATTCTACTGGAAggtcacaaaatgtttaaaaaaccCGAGCCATGCAAGAGTAATTTCCTGTCATATATCAACCTTTTGTGATcctgagggtagaatatccctaatCCTTATATCCACATATggaagagtatttttctctcatacatcaatgttttgtttcaattttacaactctgatattttgccattttgaaattagtatggaaaaataaaacatgaaagtAAATTATCCATATATGAAAATTAAGTGATGTTTAAATCACAGATCCTGTTGTTTACATcttttacagtaaaactttatgaaaaaattgttcaattttatttagaaaatagtaatttataTTGGCGTTATCAGCTGACGTGAATGTCTTGTGTAAGACCAGTCGGGCACTCCAGTTTcgcccacactaagaccccttgCACGCTTACATCCAAGTCAACGAGAGtgataagttgtataacttgtttctcaatcgatgtaaaataaattaagtttatatttattttatttaccagCAAATGTTACACCCATAGGTATGAGAGATACAGAacatacatttgatgcaaagtTCAGAatttttaaatgcatttttacATAGTAAATGCGTTCAataacaaacacacttacaaTAAATTGATGATAATAACATTTTCATTCTCTGCCAATCTTAAAGGTTCCTTATGCTTGTGTTATGAGTATTGTGTTTATGCTTGTGTTATGAGTATTGTGTTTATGATAAAATTAGTCCCCAGAGATTCTTTATAACCATTTACTGTATAAGAACAAGCATTATTTACTGTGacactgtaaacatatttattttagtgttagttttattttagtggtagttttattttagtgttagtggtagttttattttagtgttagttttattttagtgttagttttattttagtgttagtgttagtttttttttagtggtagttttattttagtggtagttttattttagtgttagttttattttagtggtagttttatttttagtgttagttttattttagtggtagttttatttttagtggtagttttatttttagtggtagttttattttagtgttagttttattttagtggtagttttatttttagtggtagttttattttagtggtagttttattttagtggtagttttattttaacgTGTTTTGCTCTATCTTTGAAGACTGATTCATGTACACTGCTGAATTTTATACAAGTGCACCTCCGGTATTGAACCACCGAATTGCGGtaattaaacaaacaacaaaacattgtaaGATATCTTAATTGACAACATtgaaatttcagaaataaaccaattttctttattttgcaTACCTGGTGTAAATTATTCCTATGTTTAGTCCTGTAAAAGAAGACAATTTACATTAGTTCTTCACATTCTTCAAATAAGTTTTGGTTTGTGTTTTCAGCCTCTGCTGAGGGATGCCTATGAGAAAAACCCAAACATGACCATGGCGGAGGCTGAACAGCAGATAGAGAGATGTATGAAAGTACTTTTCTACAGAGATGCTCGCTCACTAAATAAGGTAAGGAGAATTACTAGAATCGTTCAATTCAGTGAAGGTGTAACATAACcttgaagcaaaatatggcataaaagtattgttctacattccgtCTGTCAGTGCAGGTTATCTGGATTTTATTGTACAAAAGCATAAAAAATGGCTTATTTTGCTTCCTGTGAACTATACCCCGGTAAGGGTAATACGCAGGAAATTACAGTACAGATTATTAGgatattattttgtacataataatGCTTCTCCATGATTTCGTTTTAGTATGAGGTGGCTGTTGTGACAAAAGACGGGGCCATGATCAAGTCTAATGTAGAGGCCAAGGCCAACTGGGAAATCGCACATCTAATCAAGTGAGTTGTCTATATCTGTTCGAGTTTTTAACTTTCTCCTTAAGTAAATTCCAAAAGCTTACAGATTCCTCACTGTCAACAGATCAACAGAGTatagatactttttatcatgTTGACAATTATTGCTGTTCAATCgtgaaattaacacaaaaatatatataaaatgatttgtgtTGCTTTTGTTTtctgcgcaatcagtactttattcttTTCTTATTCtccaaggatttttttttccgaaatgccctcaattattttgaatattcaaattttcagtgatggtaatg
Coding sequences:
- the LOC138306015 gene encoding proteasome subunit beta type-4-like; its protein translation is MATENIFGTGELWRNGPAPGSLYQFPGNTSSQTSSQLGPAKRTMAPTVTGTSVLGLKFNGGVIIAADMLGSYGSLARYRNLSRVLKVNDSTVIGCGGDYADFQFLKSTITQRVIDEECWDDGFQYTPKSLFSWMTRVMYNRRSNFDPLWNTYIVSGMQDGEPFLGYVDKIGVAYEAPTVSSGYGSYIAQPLLRDAYEKNPNMTMAEAEQQIERCMKVLFYRDARSLNKYEVAVVTKDGAMIKSNVEAKANWEIAHLIKGYE